The proteins below are encoded in one region of Picrophilus oshimae DSM 9789:
- a CDS encoding adenosylhomocysteinase — MANTGYLRLKWAREHMDITSNIRQRFIEEKPFKGIRIAMALHVEAKTGVFAILLKEGGADIKMASCNPLSSDDYVVESLKNDYNIPVFARKGETQEEYYDYLNKIVDPEPDIIIDDGGDLTNLVSSDEKLYKNIMGGNEETTTGVVRLKAMEKSNALKFPMFDVNDAKMKHLFDNRYGTGQSALDGFMNATNILIAGKRICVIGYGWVGRGIAMRLKGLGAIVTISEVDPVKAVEALMDGFSVDTVENAVKYSDIVFTATGMKNVVPYSALLKAKNGIILGNAGHFNNEIDMESIESKNISKERVRDYITEYRLENGNRINIISDGRLLNLAAGQGHPIEIMDLSFSIQALTAEYIVKNHDRLEKRVYPVPEDIDKNVAEIKLNALGIKIDKLTDEQIMYMNSFKEGT; from the coding sequence ATGGCAAATACAGGCTACCTGAGGCTTAAATGGGCAAGAGAACACATGGATATAACATCAAATATAAGGCAGAGGTTTATTGAGGAAAAGCCTTTTAAGGGCATAAGGATTGCTATGGCGCTTCATGTTGAGGCGAAAACAGGCGTTTTTGCAATACTACTAAAGGAAGGCGGTGCCGATATAAAAATGGCATCTTGCAATCCATTAAGCTCAGACGATTATGTTGTTGAATCACTTAAAAATGATTATAATATACCGGTCTTTGCAAGAAAGGGTGAAACCCAGGAGGAGTACTACGATTATTTAAATAAGATTGTCGATCCAGAACCTGATATAATAATAGACGATGGTGGCGATTTAACAAATTTGGTCAGCTCAGATGAAAAGCTCTACAAAAACATCATGGGCGGAAACGAGGAAACAACCACGGGCGTTGTTAGATTAAAGGCCATGGAAAAAAGCAACGCATTGAAATTCCCAATGTTTGATGTAAACGATGCAAAGATGAAGCATTTATTTGATAACAGATACGGTACAGGTCAGAGCGCGCTTGATGGCTTTATGAACGCAACGAACATACTGATAGCTGGCAAGAGGATCTGTGTAATAGGTTATGGCTGGGTTGGCCGTGGCATAGCAATGCGTCTGAAGGGCCTTGGTGCAATAGTAACCATTTCAGAGGTCGATCCCGTTAAGGCTGTTGAGGCACTTATGGATGGTTTTTCAGTTGACACCGTTGAAAACGCTGTAAAATACTCTGATATCGTTTTTACTGCAACCGGCATGAAAAATGTTGTTCCATACAGTGCACTATTAAAGGCAAAGAACGGAATAATACTTGGAAATGCCGGCCATTTTAACAATGAAATAGACATGGAATCAATAGAGTCAAAAAATATATCAAAGGAGCGGGTTCGTGATTATATAACAGAGTACAGGCTGGAAAACGGAAATAGAATAAATATTATATCTGACGGCAGGCTTCTAAACCTTGCAGCAGGGCAGGGTCACCCTATTGAAATCATGGATCTCAGCTTTTCAATACAGGCATTAACAGCAGAGTACATAGTAAAGAACCATGACAGGCTTGAAAAAAGGGTTTATCCCGTTCCAGAAGATATAGATAAAAACGTTGCGGAGATAAAGTTAAATGCCCTTGGCATAAAGATAGATAAGTTAACAGATGAGCAGATAATGTACATGAACTCCTTTAAAGAGGGAACGTAA
- a CDS encoding amino acid permease — protein MGGNAKGELKRTLSFKDLFFLSFGGMSPLLSILSYGAFAITLAGYDAPLVMIIGTLLVLINGVAVTQLSKRFTSSGGYYTYAFQTLSERLGFDTGWVYIFYSTLFGLAYLSGSVFIISTVFRINPYLVFAILMIPSIIFLMLGVKLSSKYALYAVAIEVSFMIAIVVYSLFLTHGRVYLPNPGIYHIGAGDFFLGILFAMGIPTGYGSITPVSGEVKDAKKTVGRSVIAVILGGGILATVMVYAISNLILQNHIIIPVNYQLPVIEILKNNFSRYGYIFYYGAAIATINDGILALLSFGAATSRTLFRMGYDKSFPSFFSFRIKDNPVIATAFTSIIFILIPLAMFHFISAEITFIVLGTISSLAGLFIHLITDSSLIRIGLRRGRRLIMRGANSFFSYFKYFDEFILAITGALISAVVLIYSAYSTVPYYTTIFLTWIVIGFILSEVKSIVTKTPYMPDVSKEGKIVAENLLKVSVGDALIPGNSCILRLSDTLKSAMEKMISKNVSAAIVVDSYSRAIGTLYLVDILLLPQYEIDNGKVYHMKIYKPVNINVNDDITDAVRLLKENTVPVLSVTDDSGKCIGMITERDVLLRIGSVQKPALD, from the coding sequence ATGGGCGGTAATGCAAAGGGAGAATTAAAAAGAACATTGTCATTTAAGGATCTTTTCTTTCTGTCGTTTGGCGGTATGTCCCCGCTTTTAAGCATTTTAAGTTATGGTGCCTTTGCAATAACCCTTGCCGGCTACGATGCACCTCTTGTAATGATCATTGGAACATTGCTTGTTCTAATAAATGGTGTTGCAGTTACCCAGCTGTCAAAGAGATTTACATCATCAGGTGGTTATTACACCTATGCATTTCAAACGCTGTCAGAGAGGCTTGGCTTTGATACAGGCTGGGTTTACATCTTTTATTCAACACTCTTTGGCCTTGCATACCTATCCGGATCGGTTTTTATCATATCAACAGTATTTAGAATAAATCCATATCTGGTTTTTGCCATACTTATGATACCATCGATCATATTTCTAATGCTTGGTGTTAAGCTCTCATCAAAGTATGCCCTGTACGCTGTTGCCATAGAGGTATCCTTCATGATTGCAATTGTTGTATATTCATTATTCCTGACACACGGGCGTGTTTACCTGCCCAATCCCGGAATTTATCATATTGGTGCCGGTGATTTCTTCCTTGGCATACTGTTTGCGATGGGAATACCAACAGGCTACGGCTCAATAACACCTGTCTCGGGTGAGGTCAAGGATGCAAAAAAGACAGTTGGCAGAAGCGTTATAGCCGTGATACTTGGCGGCGGCATACTTGCAACAGTCATGGTTTATGCAATTTCAAATTTAATTCTTCAGAATCATATTATAATACCGGTTAATTACCAGCTTCCTGTAATAGAAATATTAAAAAATAACTTTTCAAGGTATGGTTACATATTTTACTATGGTGCCGCCATAGCAACAATAAACGACGGAATTCTTGCATTACTGTCATTTGGTGCGGCAACATCAAGGACTCTATTCAGAATGGGCTACGATAAGAGCTTCCCATCGTTTTTTTCATTCAGAATAAAGGACAATCCTGTAATAGCAACGGCATTTACAAGCATAATTTTTATATTGATACCACTGGCCATGTTTCATTTCATATCAGCTGAGATAACATTCATAGTTCTTGGTACAATATCATCGCTTGCCGGCCTTTTTATACATCTTATAACGGATTCATCGTTAATAAGAATAGGCTTAAGGCGCGGCAGGCGCCTGATCATGCGCGGTGCTAACAGCTTTTTTTCATATTTTAAATACTTTGATGAGTTTATACTTGCAATTACAGGTGCATTGATAAGTGCCGTTGTTTTAATATATTCTGCATACTCAACAGTGCCATATTATACAACGATCTTTTTAACATGGATAGTAATAGGCTTTATCCTATCAGAGGTTAAAAGCATAGTTACAAAGACGCCATACATGCCGGACGTTTCAAAGGAGGGGAAGATCGTTGCAGAGAATCTTTTAAAGGTGAGTGTCGGTGATGCACTTATACCAGGGAATTCATGCATACTAAGGTTAAGTGACACACTAAAAAGTGCAATGGAAAAGATGATATCCAAGAACGTTTCTGCCGCAATAGTTGTCGACAGCTATTCAAGGGCCATAGGAACACTTTACCTTGTTGATATACTGCTCCTTCCACAGTATGAAATAGATAACGGCAAGGTCTATCATATGAAGATATACAAGCCTGTAAATATAAATGTAAATGATGATATAACAGATGCGGTAAGGCTTTTAAAGGAAAACACAGTACCGGTTCTATCTGTTACAGATGATAGCGGAAAATGTATTGGCATGATAACAGAGCGTGACGTCCTTTTAAGAATAGGGTCGGTTCAAAAGCCTGCACTGGATTAG
- a CDS encoding MFS transporter gives MNKDARTIFASNFATAILGFGIFIATYDIAAISISILVLERTWHISKFLAGFLGASTLIGAAFGALIGGHMADLFGRRGLLIYDFIGYFLASILSAVSINYWMLFTFRFFIGLTIGADYAIVFPYISEMRPKNRVNRDMAIVMLAANFGMIIAYGSGGLFLGLGNYGWRYVLALGGFIALPAIFLRYKILESGHWRRLKKLPFRSFSDHEKRSIVFSSAAWFAYQVGDQGLSIFLPTIMAFILGFGFVNSSYYSLIVKAVTIPAALLTVYTIDKLGKKFLQAYGFLGRSIALLSLGFIIIYGLDIRYYGIVLLLLAYFFGAAGPDKTVVISPVENFRYEVRCTGEGISESFGRIGGIFGVLVFGFLATYTGIGPGILVFGILDLFGFIISALFMSGTIKYREYINNVKT, from the coding sequence ATGAATAAGGATGCCAGAACGATTTTTGCAAGTAATTTTGCGACTGCCATACTGGGTTTTGGCATCTTTATAGCAACCTACGACATAGCCGCCATTTCAATATCAATTCTTGTTCTTGAAAGAACATGGCATATAAGTAAATTTCTTGCAGGATTTCTTGGAGCATCCACACTGATTGGTGCGGCCTTTGGCGCTTTAATCGGCGGCCACATGGCGGATCTTTTTGGAAGGCGTGGTCTTTTAATATATGATTTTATAGGTTACTTTCTGGCATCGATTCTAAGCGCCGTTTCCATAAATTACTGGATGCTTTTTACATTCAGATTTTTTATAGGTTTAACAATAGGGGCAGATTACGCCATAGTCTTTCCATACATATCAGAGATGAGACCAAAAAATAGGGTAAATAGGGATATGGCAATTGTCATGCTTGCAGCCAATTTTGGAATGATCATAGCATACGGTTCTGGAGGGCTCTTTTTAGGCCTTGGTAACTATGGCTGGAGGTACGTCCTTGCCCTTGGCGGTTTTATTGCGCTGCCTGCGATTTTCCTTAGATATAAAATACTTGAATCAGGGCACTGGAGAAGATTAAAAAAGCTACCGTTTAGATCCTTTTCAGACCATGAGAAAAGAAGTATAGTATTTTCATCTGCAGCCTGGTTTGCATATCAGGTTGGGGATCAGGGCCTATCAATATTCTTACCAACAATAATGGCCTTTATTCTTGGCTTTGGATTTGTAAATTCATCATACTACAGTTTAATTGTAAAGGCAGTTACAATACCCGCGGCACTTTTAACTGTTTACACAATAGATAAACTTGGTAAAAAATTTTTGCAGGCGTATGGTTTTCTTGGAAGATCAATAGCACTGCTTTCCCTTGGTTTTATAATAATATACGGGCTTGATATAAGATACTATGGTATCGTGCTATTATTGCTGGCATACTTCTTCGGCGCTGCTGGCCCTGACAAGACTGTTGTTATAAGCCCTGTGGAGAACTTTAGATACGAGGTCAGATGCACCGGTGAGGGTATATCTGAATCCTTCGGAAGGATTGGCGGGATCTTTGGTGTTCTTGTCTTTGGCTTTCTTGCAACGTACACGGGCATTGGTCCGGGAATACTTGTTTTTGGAATACTGGATCTATTCGGCTTTATAATAAGCGCGTTGTTCATGTCAGGCACGATAAAATACAGGGAATACATTAATAATGTAAAAACATAA
- a CDS encoding DUF2250 domain-containing protein — translation MEDEEIKRRLIENNEMLTVLEHFQVAKVDYAKNIMRYTEIPKMKISHYLGILYDMGLLEKYTNTSIKRTDAKLKKSAEVHKHHTYYQMTNKAHYILKDLDAREYIKYVTPEDLKILKYKKARDEFSDSREKLVKMGLLTKKYELTEIGQQVLDLALRRQIKIPEN, via the coding sequence ATGGAAGACGAGGAGATAAAAAGAAGACTTATAGAAAACAATGAAATGTTAACGGTTTTGGAGCATTTTCAGGTGGCAAAGGTTGATTATGCAAAGAATATTATGAGGTACACAGAGATACCAAAGATGAAGATAAGCCATTATCTTGGAATACTTTATGACATGGGTCTTTTGGAAAAATACACGAATACATCCATAAAGAGGACCGATGCAAAATTAAAGAAGAGTGCCGAGGTTCACAAGCACCATACATACTATCAAATGACCAATAAGGCGCACTACATATTAAAAGACCTTGATGCAAGGGAGTACATAAAATATGTAACACCGGAGGATTTAAAAATATTGAAGTACAAAAAGGCCAGGGATGAATTTTCAGATAGCAGGGAAAAGCTTGTTAAGATGGGCCTCCTGACAAAAAAGTATGAGCTAACAGAGATCGGACAGCAGGTTCTTGATCTCGCATTGAGGAGGCAGATTAAAATACCAGAAAATTAA
- a CDS encoding zinc ribbon domain-containing protein — MPVYETNEYEIINGPAKKVDGEKYGTMYLTNFRIIYEISGRRSFLKAVPSRTDLILKLTDVVNVSYASPRLKLKSSLRIEYNSDNSIKAVDFYVKDAVRWFNEIKKASERAKREEFENIQRMEMEKHLREMELARAKTPNVGVAFISGNKSMNSHSTMPALQYCPVCNHELSGNERFCPNCGYRLS; from the coding sequence ATGCCTGTTTATGAAACGAATGAATATGAGATTATAAACGGACCGGCCAAAAAGGTTGACGGCGAAAAATATGGAACGATGTATTTAACCAATTTCAGAATAATATATGAAATATCAGGAAGAAGATCATTCTTAAAGGCCGTACCATCAAGAACAGATTTAATATTAAAATTAACGGACGTTGTAAACGTATCATATGCAAGCCCGAGGCTTAAACTAAAATCCAGCCTGAGAATAGAATATAATTCAGACAATTCAATAAAGGCCGTTGATTTTTACGTAAAGGATGCAGTAAGATGGTTTAACGAGATAAAGAAGGCATCTGAAAGGGCAAAAAGGGAGGAGTTTGAAAATATTCAGAGAATGGAAATGGAGAAGCATTTAAGGGAAATGGAGCTTGCAAGGGCAAAAACGCCAAACGTGGGTGTTGCATTTATATCAGGAAATAAATCCATGAACAGTCATTCCACGATGCCTGCCCTGCAGTACTGCCCGGTATGCAATCATGAGCTGTCAGGAAATGAGAGGTTCTGCCCTAACTGCGGTTACAGGCTCTCCTGA
- the rnhB gene encoding ribonuclease HII — protein sequence MCVCGIDEAGRGPVIGPMVMAMVCADDINFYVNDSKLLTRNKRSLIFNDVSGLYHKYYIINPAEIDDAVKKHSLNNLEEQYAEKLILKAECEKIYIDCFDVNESRLERILKDRTGKEVICRHHADRDIKIVSAASIIAKVLRDNEIEKLKSIYGDFGSGYPSDPKTLRFLEHSIINHDNIDNIVRKEWKTYKNLVQGHI from the coding sequence ATGTGTGTATGCGGTATAGATGAGGCCGGCCGTGGACCTGTTATAGGTCCAATGGTCATGGCCATGGTTTGCGCCGATGATATAAATTTTTATGTTAATGACTCAAAGCTTCTTACAAGGAATAAAAGATCATTGATATTCAATGATGTTTCAGGGCTTTATCATAAATATTATATAATAAATCCCGCGGAGATCGATGATGCCGTTAAAAAGCATTCATTAAACAATCTTGAGGAACAATACGCTGAAAAACTTATATTAAAAGCAGAATGTGAAAAAATATACATAGACTGTTTTGATGTAAATGAATCCAGGCTTGAAAGGATTTTAAAGGATAGAACAGGTAAGGAGGTTATATGCAGACACCATGCTGATCGCGACATTAAAATAGTGTCTGCCGCATCAATCATTGCAAAGGTTTTAAGGGATAATGAAATAGAAAAACTTAAGTCAATTTACGGTGATTTTGGTTCCGGATACCCATCGGATCCAAAAACATTGAGATTCCTTGAACATTCAATTATAAATCATGATAATATAGATAATATTGTTAGAAAGGAGTGGAAAACATACAAAAATCTTGTCCAGGGGCACATATAA